Proteins co-encoded in one Bacillus sp. FSL H8-0547 genomic window:
- a CDS encoding trifunctional transcriptional activator/DNA repair protein Ada/methylated-DNA--[protein]-cysteine S-methyltransferase encodes MIHDQKMIDHYYSMLVEKNSSYEGTFFVGVKTTGIFCRPTCPAKKPLKENCEFFKTAQEAALASYRPCKRCHPLSTPSTLSPEVKKLVAAIEENPQRKWTDKDFDELSITAHTARRQFKKQFGMTFIEYARSRRLGMAFQHIRNGKPLIYTQLDSGYESGNGFRDAFAKTMGAVPKKNRDIRLFTAKWIETKLGPMVAVADEEVLYLVEFVDRRGLEKELENLRAKHAAAIVPGTNSVLEQIERELNDYFAGKCLTFETPIYLDAGSEFQRNVWRLLKEIPPGETISYKELAVRAGNPKAYRAVARANGANQLCILIPCHRVIASDGGLGGYGGGIQRKAWLLEWEREHAEAAFI; translated from the coding sequence ATGATACATGATCAAAAAATGATTGATCACTACTACAGCATGCTGGTTGAGAAAAATTCATCGTACGAAGGCACCTTTTTTGTCGGTGTAAAAACAACGGGTATTTTCTGCAGGCCAACCTGTCCTGCGAAAAAGCCTTTGAAAGAAAACTGCGAGTTTTTTAAAACGGCTCAGGAAGCAGCGCTTGCTTCTTACAGGCCCTGCAAGAGATGTCATCCGCTCAGCACCCCGAGCACGCTGTCGCCGGAAGTGAAAAAACTCGTCGCTGCCATTGAGGAAAATCCTCAGCGAAAGTGGACAGACAAAGATTTTGATGAGCTGTCTATTACTGCGCACACGGCCAGAAGGCAATTTAAGAAACAGTTCGGCATGACTTTCATCGAATACGCTCGTTCAAGGCGCCTAGGGATGGCCTTTCAGCACATTCGAAACGGAAAACCTTTGATCTACACTCAGCTGGACAGCGGCTATGAGTCAGGAAACGGCTTCCGCGATGCCTTTGCCAAAACAATGGGTGCCGTCCCGAAGAAAAACAGGGACATCCGGCTGTTTACAGCAAAATGGATCGAAACCAAGCTTGGCCCGATGGTTGCTGTTGCGGATGAAGAAGTGCTTTATCTAGTTGAATTTGTTGACCGCCGGGGATTGGAAAAAGAACTGGAGAACCTTAGGGCCAAACACGCTGCTGCTATCGTTCCGGGAACCAATTCGGTCCTGGAACAGATTGAACGTGAGCTGAACGATTACTTCGCGGGTAAATGTCTGACCTTTGAAACCCCCATTTATTTGGATGCGGGTTCTGAATTTCAGCGAAACGTATGGAGGCTTCTGAAAGAGATTCCGCCAGGCGAAACCATCAGCTACAAGGAACTTGCCGTCCGTGCGGGCAATCCAAAAGCATACAGAGCCGTCGCCCGGGCAAACGGCGCCAATCAGCTCTGCATTCTGATCCCATGCCACAGAGTGATAGCTTCTGACGGCGGACTTGGCGGCTACGGCGGCGGGATTCAGAGGAAAGCTTGGCTGCTTGAATGGGAGAGGGAGCATGCTGAGGCTGCGTTTATATAG
- a CDS encoding class I SAM-dependent methyltransferase: protein MKFEEYMKEVERPFTGWDFSFITESGRMQSDLLSWSYGSMARSLIADAASMLDMGTGGGEFLSKLQPFPETVFATEGYEPNVSVAKNKLEPLGVTVVRIDNDAELPFPDGTFDLILNQHESFDPEEVSRILKEGGLFLTQQVGGLDCLGINEALGVKPNEEYLQWSLSNALHGLKEAGFTILFAKEEYPSQRFYDIGALIYYLKAIPWQVPDFDTDLFKERLLAIHTEIEEKGFFEVKQHRFVVKAGK, encoded by the coding sequence ATGAAATTTGAAGAATATATGAAAGAAGTGGAAAGACCCTTCACAGGATGGGACTTTTCCTTCATCACAGAGTCCGGAAGAATGCAGAGCGATCTCCTCTCGTGGTCATACGGCAGCATGGCGCGATCCCTTATTGCTGATGCAGCATCCATGCTTGATATGGGTACAGGTGGCGGTGAATTTTTATCAAAACTGCAGCCGTTCCCTGAAACTGTTTTTGCAACAGAAGGATATGAACCGAACGTTTCGGTCGCCAAAAACAAACTGGAGCCATTGGGAGTGACCGTGGTTCGTATTGATAACGATGCAGAACTTCCTTTTCCGGACGGGACATTTGATTTGATCCTAAACCAGCATGAATCCTTTGACCCTGAAGAAGTCAGCCGCATCCTAAAAGAGGGAGGACTCTTTCTGACACAGCAGGTTGGCGGTCTGGATTGTCTGGGAATAAATGAGGCTCTTGGTGTAAAGCCAAATGAAGAATATCTTCAGTGGAGTCTTTCAAATGCCTTGCATGGTCTAAAAGAAGCCGGGTTTACCATACTGTTTGCAAAAGAAGAGTATCCTTCTCAGCGTTTTTATGACATCGGAGCTCTTATCTATTATTTAAAGGCCATTCCTTGGCAGGTTCCGGATTTTGACACTGACCTGTTCAAAGAGCGGTTACTCGCAATTCATACTGAGATTGAGGAGAAGGGCTTTTTCGAAGTGAAGCAGCACAGGTTTGTTGTGAAAGCGGGAAAATGA